From the Glutamicibacter halophytocola genome, the window GACGAAAATGGTGGTGCCGATGGCTCCGCCTAATTGCTGTCCGGTGTTGAAGATGGCCGAACCGTGGCCGAAGAGCCGTGGATCCAGCGAAGCCATGGCCGAGGACATCAACCCGGTCATCAGCAATGCCAAGCCGATGGAGAAGACGATGTGGGTGATCATGAACATCCACAATTCGGTCTCGGCGTTGATCAGCGTGTACAGCCACTGGCCAGCAGCGAGCATGATGGCGCCCGGGATCAAAACTGGGCGTGGGCCGCGCTTGTCATAGATGCGCCCGAAAATTGGAGAGACGATCGCCTGGGCAACACCGCCGGGGAGCAGCATCATGCCGATCTTTAGCGAGTCAATGCCCTTGCCCGATTCCAGCAGCAGCGGAACGATCATCAACGAGCCGAGCAGGGTGCCAAAGGCGATCATGATCATGACGATCGAGAAGGTGAATCCACGCGAGCTGAACGCGGAGAGGTTGAGCAGCTCGCGTCCCGTGCTGGTCAGCGACAGCTGGCGCTTGATGAAAATCGCCAGCGATACCAGGCCAATGGCGAAGCTGAGAATTGTCAGTGCCGGGTTGGTGGAGGCATGCTCGATGCTGGAAATTCCGTACACCAGGAAACCAAAAGCCAGCGCGGAGAGTGCAACCGAAGCGCCATCTACTCGGATGTTGCGGGCACTGGAGGGAACCTTGAAGAAAATGATGCCCAAGATCAGGACTACCGCTGCAATGGGGAGCATCATCGCAAAGATATAGTGCCATCCCAAGGCATGCACCACAGCACCCGAGACGGTTGGACCGATCGCGGGACCCACGCCAATGACGATGGAATTCAGGCCCATGATGGTGCCGCGCTTGTGGATCGGAACCAGCGAGAGCGTAGTGGTCATGAGCAAGGGCAGGATGATGGCCGTGCCAAGCGCCTGGATGATGCGCGCTACGAGCAAAAAGGCAAAGCTCGGAGCGATGACGGCTATGACCGTGCCCACCAGGAAGCTGATGATGGCGAACATGAAGAGCGGGCGATGGTTGAACCGCTGCAGCAGGAAGCCGGTGGTGGGAATGACGACCGACATGGTCAGCAAGAAGCCGGTGGTGAGCCACTGCCCGGTGGCCGCGGTGATGCTCATATCGGCCATGATTCCCGGCAGTGCCACGGTCAGCACTGTTTCGTTCAGGATCATCATGAAGGCTGCCAAGGCGAGCGCCGCAATGATTCCGGTGAGCTGCTTGGTGCTGAGCGCCGCTTGAGGCGCAGGTGGTGGCGAAGCGTGGACCTCTGTTTTTGTGGGTTCTGACGTCACTTTTCCTCTTTCTTGGAGTTCTCAACTGTCAAATAGTGTCATAGAGTGACACAATTTCGTAAGGAAAACTGTCAGAGTGTGACAGGAAACTACTTTCCTTCCCGCTTATGAGACGATCGCTGGAAGCTACAGCTATGGAGGACTGCATGGGGATACGGGATCAGCGCAAGGCAGAGACCTCGCGCAAGATTCAAGCGGCAGCGTTGGATCTTGTTGAAGAGCTCGGGCTGGAGGCCACGACCGTGGCGCGAATTGCGCAGCGCGTTGGCATCTCGGATCGCACGTTCTTCCGCTATTTCGATTCCAAGGAATCGGCCATCGTCCCCGGGCAGGGCGAGCTGGTTGTCGCGCTGATGGGCTTTGCCCCTGCCCCGGGGGCAACGCCGGCGGAAATTTTCCAATCCCTTCTCCAGGTGTGCCGGGACCATTTTTCCGCGGAAATCGAGCAGCACGAGTTCCGCCGTGTCACCCGCCTGATGATCTCGGATCCCAAGCTCCTGCTGATCGCCACCAGCAGGGAGCAGGAACTGGTAATCGAGCTGAGCCGATCGCTGTCCGACCGGCGGCTGGTGACGCAAATGCAGTCCCTGCTGATCGCCGAGATGGTCGCATCAACCTGGCGCGTTGCCTGGCAGTGCTTCACCCAGGCCGAAAGGGCTGGCAGTGCTGCAGCGCCTTCGGAATTCTTCGAGCAGTCGGTTCATGAAATGCTGCAGATTTCCGCTATCGGCACCCCGGGACCCTGAGCAGCATGTAAAACGAGATTGAGTTATGGCAGATTAACTTAAATGTGACAAACTGCTCCCACGCTATTCATCCCGGCATTTCGGGGAAAAATTGGGGTTCCCAAGAACTATTCGCATGCCGTGAAAGTGTGGTGCAGGGCAAAATCGGGTAGATTTGGAACGTTGAGTTCAGGGCGGTTAACCCCGCTTCCGCACGACGTTCAGGGAGACGCCACACCTATGGCCAAGATTATTTACACCCACACCGACGAAGCGCCAATGCTGGCGACTCACTCGTTCCTGCCAATCGTGGAGGCCTTCGCGTCGACCGCAGGCGTGGAGCTCGAGACCCGCGACATCTCGCTCGCAGGCCGCATCATCGCTACCTTCCCTGACTATGTCACCGAAGAGCAGCGCATTTCCGATGCCCTGGCCGAACTTGGCGATCTGGCCAAGTCCCCAGAAGCGAACATCATCAAGCTGCCAAACATCTCGGCATCCATCCCGCAGCTCAAGGCCGCTATCGCCGAACTGCAGGCTGCCGGCTACGCACTGCCTGACTACCCGGACAACCCATCTTCGGATGAAGAGACCGACGTCCGCGCACGCTACGACAAGATCAAGGGCTCCGCCGTGAACCCGGTGCTGCGCGAGGGCAACTCGGACCGCCGCGCACCATTGAGCGTCAAGAACTACGCCCGCAAGTACCCGCACTCCATGGGCGCATGGTCCGCGGATTCGAAGACCAACGTCGCCACCATGGGCGCTGACGACTTCGCTTCGAACGAGAAGTCCGTCGTCATCGATGCGGACAAGAGCATCTCGATCCGCTTCGTCGGCGAAGACGGCGAAGTCAAGGTCCTGAAGAAGCCATTCAAGGTTCTTGAAGGCGAAGTCATCGACGGCACCGTCATGCACGTCGCGGCCCTGTCCGAGTTCCTGAAGAACGCCGTGGCCCGCGCCAAGGAAGAGGGCGTGCTGTTCTCGGCCCACCTGAAGGCCACCATGATGAAGGTTTCCGACCCAATCATCTTCGGCCAGGTGGTCAAGGCCTACTTCTCCGAGCTGTTCGACACCTACGGCGACGAGCTGGCTGCTGCTGGCCTGAACGCCAACAACGGCCTTGCTGCCATCCTCGGCGGCCTGGACGAACTTTCCGACGAGGTTCGCGCCGGCGTCGAGAAGCTGATCGCCAAGGGCCTGGAAGAAGGCCCGGCAGTTGCCATGGTCGATTCCGACAAGGGCATCACCAACCTGCACGTCCCATCGGATGTCATCGTTGACGCTTCCATGCCGGCAATGATCCGCCTGGGCGGCAAGATGTGGGATGCCAAGGGCGATACCGCAGACACCCTGGCCGTTCTGCCGGATTCCTCCTACGCAGGCATCTACCAGGTTGTCATCGATGATTGCCGTGCCAACGGCGCCTACGACCCAACCACCATGGGCACCGTGCCAAACGTCGGCCTGATGGCCCAGAAGGCCGAGGAATACGGTTCCCACGACAAGACCTTCGAATTGGCTGCCAACGGCCACGTGCAGATCGTCGACGAGAACGACACCGTGCTCATCGAGCACCAGGTCTTCGCCGGCGACATCTGGCGTGCCTGCCAGACCAAGGACGTTGCCATCCGCGACTGGGTCAAGCTGGCCGTGAACCGCGCTCGCGCTTCGCAGACTCCTGCTGTCTTCTGGCTGGACGAGAAGCGCGCACACGACGCCGTGCTGATCACCAAGGTCAACGAATACCTGAAGGAACACGACACCGATGGCCTGACCATCGAAATCCTGTCCCCAGTCGAGGCGACCCAGTACTCCATCGATCGCATCCGCAAGGGCGAGGACACCATCTCGGTGACCGGCAACGTGCTGCGCGACTACCTGACCGACCTGTTCCCGATCCTGGAACTGGGCACCTCGGCCAAGATGCTTTCGATCGTTCCGCTGCTGGCTGGCGGCGGCCTGTTCGAGACCGGCGCCGGTGGTTCGGCTCCGAAGCACGTGCAGCAGCTGGTGAACGAAAACCACCTGCGCTGGGATTCGCTGGGCGAGTTCATGGCCCTGGGTGCTTCCTTCGAGCACCTGGCAGTGAACAACGACAACGCTCGTGCCCAGGTCCTGGCTGATACCTTGGATGCCGCAACCGGCACCTTCCTGCTGGAAGACAAGTCGCCTAAGCGCAAGGTGGGCGAGTTGGACAACCGCGGCAGCCACTTCTACCTGGCAAAGTTCTGGGCAGAGGAATTGGCCAAGCAGGACAAGGATGCTCAGTTGGCTGAGGCGTTCGCGGCAGTTGCCAAGGCACTGGGCGAGAACGAGGAAACGATTGTTTCCGAGCTCGCCGAGGTCCAGGGCCAGGCCGTGGATATCGCTGGCTACTACCGTCCAGACGAAGCCAAGACTTCAGCTGTTATGCGCCCAAGCGCAACCCTGAACAAGGCTCTGGAACTGCTGACCAAGTAGTCCTCCCGAGTTGAACAGGCAGGCGCCGCCCCGTTGGGGTGGCGCCTGTTTTT encodes:
- a CDS encoding MDR family MFS transporter; the protein is MTSEPTKTEVHASPPPAPQAALSTKQLTGIIAALALAAFMMILNETVLTVALPGIMADMSITAATGQWLTTGFLLTMSVVIPTTGFLLQRFNHRPLFMFAIISFLVGTVIAVIAPSFAFLLVARIIQALGTAIILPLLMTTTLSLVPIHKRGTIMGLNSIVIGVGPAIGPTVSGAVVHALGWHYIFAMMLPIAAVVLILGIIFFKVPSSARNIRVDGASVALSALAFGFLVYGISSIEHASTNPALTILSFAIGLVSLAIFIKRQLSLTSTGRELLNLSAFSSRGFTFSIVMIMIAFGTLLGSLMIVPLLLESGKGIDSLKIGMMLLPGGVAQAIVSPIFGRIYDKRGPRPVLIPGAIMLAAGQWLYTLINAETELWMFMITHIVFSIGLALLMTGLMSSAMASLDPRLFGHGSAIFNTGQQLGGAIGTTIFVTVMSVISKAKVDAGTGAAEALFSGAHVAFMIGAVLATIGIFFAWSITGEKSQANH
- a CDS encoding TetR/AcrR family transcriptional regulator — encoded protein: MGIRDQRKAETSRKIQAAALDLVEELGLEATTVARIAQRVGISDRTFFRYFDSKESAIVPGQGELVVALMGFAPAPGATPAEIFQSLLQVCRDHFSAEIEQHEFRRVTRLMISDPKLLLIATSREQELVIELSRSLSDRRLVTQMQSLLIAEMVASTWRVAWQCFTQAERAGSAAAPSEFFEQSVHEMLQISAIGTPGP
- a CDS encoding NADP-dependent isocitrate dehydrogenase, with the translated sequence MAKIIYTHTDEAPMLATHSFLPIVEAFASTAGVELETRDISLAGRIIATFPDYVTEEQRISDALAELGDLAKSPEANIIKLPNISASIPQLKAAIAELQAAGYALPDYPDNPSSDEETDVRARYDKIKGSAVNPVLREGNSDRRAPLSVKNYARKYPHSMGAWSADSKTNVATMGADDFASNEKSVVIDADKSISIRFVGEDGEVKVLKKPFKVLEGEVIDGTVMHVAALSEFLKNAVARAKEEGVLFSAHLKATMMKVSDPIIFGQVVKAYFSELFDTYGDELAAAGLNANNGLAAILGGLDELSDEVRAGVEKLIAKGLEEGPAVAMVDSDKGITNLHVPSDVIVDASMPAMIRLGGKMWDAKGDTADTLAVLPDSSYAGIYQVVIDDCRANGAYDPTTMGTVPNVGLMAQKAEEYGSHDKTFELAANGHVQIVDENDTVLIEHQVFAGDIWRACQTKDVAIRDWVKLAVNRARASQTPAVFWLDEKRAHDAVLITKVNEYLKEHDTDGLTIEILSPVEATQYSIDRIRKGEDTISVTGNVLRDYLTDLFPILELGTSAKMLSIVPLLAGGGLFETGAGGSAPKHVQQLVNENHLRWDSLGEFMALGASFEHLAVNNDNARAQVLADTLDAATGTFLLEDKSPKRKVGELDNRGSHFYLAKFWAEELAKQDKDAQLAEAFAAVAKALGENEETIVSELAEVQGQAVDIAGYYRPDEAKTSAVMRPSATLNKALELLTK